One window of Nostoc sp. C052 genomic DNA carries:
- a CDS encoding LLM class flavin-dependent oxidoreductase: protein MRQIHLAGFLLASQVVHSHAVWRHPRTELGFLEPEYYQNIARVLERGKFDLVFFADSLTMPDTYGGSFVESLKYGAQGALRLDPLVLATAMAVVTKHIGIGITRSTTYYQPYDLARGFATLDHISRGRAAWNVVTSSRASEAGNFGFDEHLEHDLRYDRADEFLEVASKLWGSWEEGALVLDKENGIFADPSKVNYVHHVGKWLKSRGPLTVPRSPQGRPVIIQAGASNKGREFAAKWAELIFEISPNPTLMKSYYQDIKTRMAKYGRNPDTCKILPAVMPFVGETETIAKEKQVFHNELVHPMAGLLTMSNHLNVDLSQYSLDESVEKVEAQDYQKLLSVLQRLSLDKTITLKELGKIYGRSLAVPQLVGTPIQITDKLEALFREEAGDGFVISPAYLPGSFDEFVDLVIPELQKRGLFRKEYTGNTLKDSLGLN, encoded by the coding sequence ATGAGACAAATACATCTAGCAGGTTTCTTACTTGCTTCACAAGTTGTTCACTCTCATGCCGTTTGGCGTCACCCCAGAACTGAGTTAGGCTTTCTCGAACCTGAATATTATCAGAATATTGCCCGTGTTCTGGAACGTGGCAAGTTTGATTTGGTGTTTTTTGCTGACTCTTTAACGATGCCCGATACATACGGCGGTAGTTTTGTCGAGAGTCTGAAATATGGCGCTCAAGGGGCACTCAGGCTAGATCCACTAGTGCTGGCAACTGCGATGGCAGTTGTTACCAAGCATATTGGTATTGGTATTACCCGTTCTACTACTTACTATCAACCCTACGATTTGGCGCGGGGATTTGCCACCCTCGACCACATTAGCCGGGGACGAGCTGCTTGGAATGTGGTGACATCCAGTAGGGCTAGCGAAGCAGGTAATTTTGGCTTCGATGAGCATCTAGAACACGATCTCCGCTACGATCGCGCCGATGAATTTCTCGAAGTTGCCTCCAAACTTTGGGGTAGCTGGGAAGAAGGGGCATTAGTTCTAGATAAAGAAAACGGCATCTTTGCTGACCCCTCAAAGGTGAATTATGTCCATCATGTAGGGAAATGGTTAAAGTCACGGGGGCCGTTGACAGTGCCTCGTTCTCCCCAAGGCCGTCCGGTGATTATTCAAGCCGGTGCTTCTAATAAAGGTAGAGAGTTTGCTGCCAAATGGGCGGAATTAATTTTTGAAATTAGTCCCAATCCCACACTCATGAAATCTTACTACCAAGATATTAAAACCCGTATGGCTAAATATGGGCGTAACCCAGATACCTGTAAAATTCTACCTGCGGTGATGCCTTTTGTCGGTGAGACAGAAACTATTGCCAAAGAAAAGCAAGTTTTTCACAACGAATTAGTGCATCCGATGGCTGGTTTATTAACTATGTCCAATCATTTAAATGTTGATTTATCGCAATATTCTTTAGATGAATCTGTAGAAAAAGTTGAAGCTCAAGATTATCAAAAACTGTTATCTGTGCTTCAAAGACTGAGTTTAGATAAAACTATAACACTGAAAGAGTTAGGCAAAATTTATGGCAGAAGTCTAGCTGTACCGCAATTAGTTGGGACTCCCATTCAAATTACTGACAAACTAGAAGCCCTATTTCGTGAAGAAGCTGGGGATGGTTTTGTGATTTCACCTGCTTATCTTCCCGGTTCTTTTGATGAGTTTGTCGATTTAGTGATACCAGAATTACAAAAACGTGGGTTATTCCGCAAAGAATATACGGGCAATACTTTAAAGGATTCTTTAGGACTCAATTAA
- a CDS encoding LLM class flavin-dependent oxidoreductase yields MTEPRYGIWAPVGGNFGPLNTPEEPVDASYERTRSLILEAERLGYASTLVAQHIANPRSLELEQLETWTASAALAEATERIEIIAAIKPLLFHPAVLAKMALGIDGISGGRFAINLISAWFRPEMERTNIPFPPHDERYRYSGEWLRVVKSLWSGKRVNFQGEYFKIEDLSFRPTPIAQPHPPIYLGGASDPAQILVAEQGDIYFINGQPIEDVRKVIKQVLSRPRTLPKPVRFGLSAFVIARPTDAEAQAELERLMALQKQEEHLKLSVAKGVDPEAVMFQLFAKNPAVGGNGGTAAGLVGSYDTVAKRVADFVDAGIETFMLQFNPFAPEMTRFAQEIMPRVRSLQLVA; encoded by the coding sequence ATGACAGAACCACGTTATGGAATTTGGGCACCTGTTGGAGGTAATTTTGGCCCTCTCAATACACCGGAAGAACCTGTGGATGCGAGTTATGAGCGCACGCGATCGCTTATTTTAGAAGCAGAGCGTTTGGGATATGCCAGCACTTTGGTAGCACAGCATATCGCTAACCCCCGCAGTCTGGAACTGGAGCAGCTAGAAACCTGGACGGCATCTGCGGCCTTGGCTGAAGCCACAGAACGAATTGAGATCATCGCTGCTATTAAGCCTCTGCTGTTCCATCCAGCAGTTTTGGCGAAAATGGCGCTGGGCATTGATGGTATCAGTGGTGGACGTTTTGCCATAAATTTAATCAGTGCTTGGTTCCGCCCAGAGATGGAACGGACTAATATTCCCTTCCCGCCCCACGATGAGCGTTACCGCTATTCGGGTGAGTGGCTGCGGGTTGTTAAGTCTCTCTGGAGTGGCAAGAGGGTTAACTTCCAAGGCGAATACTTCAAAATAGAGGATTTGAGTTTCCGACCCACTCCCATTGCCCAACCGCACCCTCCTATCTACCTTGGTGGGGCATCCGATCCGGCGCAAATACTAGTTGCAGAACAGGGAGATATCTACTTCATCAATGGTCAACCCATTGAGGATGTCCGCAAGGTAATTAAACAAGTTTTAAGTAGACCGAGAACCCTACCCAAACCAGTGCGCTTTGGTCTATCAGCCTTTGTAATTGCTCGTCCCACTGATGCCGAAGCCCAAGCAGAACTTGAGCGACTTATGGCACTCCAGAAGCAAGAAGAACACTTGAAATTAAGTGTTGCTAAAGGAGTCGATCCAGAAGCCGTGATGTTTCAACTCTTTGCTAAAAATCCTGCTGTTGGCGGCAATGGTGGTACAGCAGCCGGTCTAGTTGGTAGCTACGACACTGTGGCTAAACGAGTTGCAGATTTTGTTGATGCTGGAATCGAGACTTTCATGCTGCAATTCAATCCCTTTGCCCCGGAAATGACACGCTTTGCCCAAGAAATTATGCCGCGAGTGCGCTCTTTACAACTTGTGGCATAA
- a CDS encoding phosphotransacetylase family protein — protein MPKSPKYLLIGSTETYSGKSATVLGLSHQLQQKGLDITYGKPLGTCFNSSSGTVIEEDVQFIALSLNLPENRVAPTMLALDEPNVQKRLRGEDKTDYQQSLIQQYLHKSQGDLVLLEGPGDLSEGNLFDLSLLQMAEVLDAAVLLVSRYKSLLSVESLLAAKQRVGDRLIGVVINDIPVTQLEAVDTLLRPFLEQQGIPVLATLPNSDLLRSVSVGELVKQLKADVLCRNDRMDLLVESLAIGAMNVNSAVKYFRKRRNMAVVTGGDRVEIQQAALETSTQCLILTGQLPPPPFILSRAEELEIPILSVDLDTLTTVGIVDRTFGQVRVHEPIKVQYIRQLMSEHFDIDRLLSKLGLTPAAALS, from the coding sequence GTGCCAAAATCCCCTAAATATTTGCTGATTGGATCGACCGAGACTTACAGCGGTAAATCTGCAACTGTTCTGGGTTTGTCTCATCAGCTACAGCAAAAAGGTCTGGATATTACCTACGGTAAACCACTCGGTACGTGTTTTAATTCGTCTAGTGGAACCGTAATTGAAGAAGATGTCCAGTTCATCGCTCTTAGCCTCAATTTGCCGGAAAACCGCGTTGCACCTACAATGCTGGCTTTGGATGAACCAAATGTGCAAAAGCGCTTGCGAGGGGAAGACAAAACCGATTATCAGCAGTCCCTAATACAGCAATATTTACATAAATCTCAAGGAGATTTGGTATTACTGGAAGGGCCTGGTGATTTGTCCGAAGGCAATTTGTTTGACTTGTCTTTGCTGCAAATGGCTGAAGTATTGGATGCTGCTGTGCTGTTAGTAAGCCGCTATAAATCGTTGCTTTCGGTTGAGTCCCTATTGGCTGCAAAACAGCGTGTAGGCGATCGCTTAATTGGAGTTGTGATCAATGATATCCCTGTCACCCAACTAGAAGCGGTTGACACTCTCTTGCGCCCATTTTTGGAACAGCAAGGGATTCCGGTGCTAGCAACGTTGCCAAACAGCGATTTGCTCCGCAGTGTGAGTGTTGGCGAACTAGTCAAGCAGTTAAAGGCTGATGTTCTCTGTCGTAACGATCGCATGGATTTATTGGTAGAAAGTCTGGCAATTGGAGCGATGAATGTCAACTCCGCTGTGAAATATTTCCGCAAACGCCGGAATATGGCAGTGGTGACAGGAGGCGATCGCGTGGAAATTCAGCAAGCGGCTTTAGAAACTTCTACCCAATGTTTAATTCTCACAGGACAACTACCACCCCCACCGTTCATTCTCAGTCGCGCTGAAGAACTAGAAATACCCATTTTGTCTGTTGACTTAGACACCCTCACAACTGTCGGAATTGTTGACCGCACTTTTGGTCAAGTCCGTGTCCACGAGCCGATTAAGGTTCAGTATATTCGTCAGTTGATGTCCGAGCATTTTGATATTGACCGCTTGTTATCCAAACTAGGTTTAACTCCCGCAGCGGCATTGTCTTAG
- a CDS encoding YajQ family cyclic di-GMP-binding protein, with protein MASTFSFDIVSDFDRQELVNAVDQVIRDIKGRYDLKDTETTVELVEESINVSTDSEFTLDSVHTILREKAAKRNLSQKIFDFGKVESASGNRVRQEIKLKKGISQEIAKQISKLIRDEFKKVQASIQGDAVRVSAKSKDDLQVVMQRLKQEDYPVALQFTNYR; from the coding sequence ATGGCTTCTACTTTTTCCTTTGACATTGTGAGCGACTTTGACCGACAAGAGTTAGTTAACGCTGTCGATCAAGTTATACGAGACATCAAAGGTCGTTACGACCTCAAAGACACTGAAACTACTGTCGAGTTAGTCGAAGAAAGTATTAACGTTAGCACTGACAGCGAGTTTACCTTAGATTCTGTACACACCATTCTGCGAGAAAAAGCCGCCAAGCGTAACCTCTCCCAGAAAATCTTTGATTTTGGCAAGGTTGAATCAGCCAGTGGTAATCGCGTGCGTCAAGAAATTAAACTCAAAAAAGGCATCAGTCAGGAAATTGCCAAACAAATTTCCAAATTGATTCGCGACGAATTCAAAAAGGTACAAGCTTCAATCCAAGGTGATGCCGTGCGGGTTTCTGCTAAATCTAAAGATGACTTGCAAGTTGTCATGCAGCGACTAAAACAAGAAGACTACCCAGTTGCTTTGCAATTTACAAATTATCGTTAA
- a CDS encoding glutathione S-transferase family protein, protein MVKLYGGVRSRASIVHWYLEELGIPYEFIKLDMQAGEHLKPEYLAINPFGKVPAIVDGDFQLWESGAILLYLADKYSKTPLSHQERAVFSQWVLFANATLGPGIFVEASREREMPRLLTPLNEIFSNQVFLLGNEFTVADVAVGSILNYIPMMLKLDLSPYPAVLNYIKQLSERPAFQRSIGGRA, encoded by the coding sequence ATGGTAAAACTTTACGGCGGTGTTCGGAGTCGAGCGTCAATTGTTCACTGGTATTTAGAAGAATTAGGAATTCCTTACGAATTCATCAAGCTTGATATGCAGGCGGGTGAACATCTCAAGCCTGAATATTTGGCAATTAACCCATTTGGTAAAGTTCCAGCTATTGTTGATGGGGATTTTCAGCTTTGGGAATCTGGGGCAATTTTGCTGTATCTTGCCGATAAGTACAGTAAAACTCCACTTTCACACCAAGAACGCGCTGTATTTTCCCAATGGGTGTTGTTTGCTAATGCTACCCTTGGCCCAGGGATTTTTGTAGAAGCAAGTCGGGAGCGCGAAATGCCCCGCTTGTTGACTCCATTAAATGAAATTTTCAGTAATCAAGTTTTTTTGCTTGGCAATGAGTTCACTGTTGCGGATGTGGCAGTGGGGTCTATTTTGAATTATATTCCCATGATGCTAAAGCTAGACCTCAGCCCTTACCCAGCCGTGTTGAACTATATCAAGCAGTTATCTGAGCGTCCGGCATTTCAAAGAAGTATTGGCGGACGGGCTTAA
- a CDS encoding tetratricopeptide repeat protein, which produces MNIHSFLADDNQQSKQYKYVLDTTNKLQDQGRSDRTESIFGDSDLRSCALRLAQQGDYTEAIALLTQLICRHPRNAVDYNNRGLIYFQSGERQKALYDYDTALKLDPYLASAYNNRANYYATCGELATALADYDQAINLNPRHVRAWINRGITWRDLGQYEEAIEDFEVALLFGQLEGHIWAERGKTYHLWGDWNCAIADYRRALTQLPSLNNSNDITGYRLRLQLENRLNELLSESAS; this is translated from the coding sequence ATGAATATTCACTCATTTTTAGCTGACGATAACCAGCAAAGTAAGCAATATAAGTATGTTTTAGATACTACAAACAAACTTCAAGACCAGGGGAGGAGCGATCGCACCGAATCGATTTTTGGGGATAGCGACTTACGCTCTTGTGCTTTGAGATTGGCTCAACAAGGAGATTATACCGAAGCGATCGCACTTTTAACCCAACTAATCTGCCGCCACCCACGCAATGCCGTTGATTACAACAATCGGGGGCTGATTTATTTTCAAAGTGGCGAAAGACAAAAAGCGCTTTACGACTATGACACCGCCCTTAAACTCGATCCCTATTTGGCTAGTGCTTATAATAACCGGGCAAATTACTACGCGACTTGTGGAGAATTAGCAACAGCACTTGCTGACTACGATCAAGCGATTAATTTGAATCCGCGCCATGTCCGAGCTTGGATTAACCGAGGCATTACCTGGCGCGATTTGGGGCAATACGAGGAGGCAATTGAGGATTTTGAGGTAGCACTGCTTTTCGGTCAACTAGAAGGTCATATCTGGGCTGAACGCGGCAAGACTTACCATCTTTGGGGCGACTGGAATTGTGCGATCGCAGATTATCGTCGCGCCCTCACTCAACTGCCCTCTCTCAATAACAGTAATGATATTACTGGTTATCGCTTGCGTTTACAACTCGAAAATCGGCTCAACGAGTTACTATCTGAATCAGCGTCCTAA
- the psaM gene encoding photosystem I reaction center subunit XII, giving the protein MPILDTLYIAQVSSLSDTQVYIALVVALIPGVLAWRLATELYK; this is encoded by the coding sequence ATGCCTATCTTAGATACTCTGTACATCGCTCAGGTGTCTTCTCTCTCAGATACTCAAGTCTACATCGCTCTAGTTGTAGCGCTGATTCCAGGAGTTCTTGCTTGGCGATTAGCCACAGAACTTTACAAATAA
- a CDS encoding FGGY-family carbohydrate kinase has product MNLYLGIDFGTSGARGVVINEEASYIQAEVRYPFQDSLAAVTPKIWQEALFVLVKRIPDQLRREIKAIAINGTSSTVLLVDAVGNPVDAPLLYNDGRGSCVLEHLRSIAPPNHTVLSATSSLAKLLWMRQLPSFSEAKYFLHQADWLGFLLHGQLGISDYHNALKLGYDVEELKYPEWLKKLQIPIQLPKVLSPGTPIGELRPEIADKFGLRRDCLVCTGTTDSIAAFLASGAKLPGEGVTSLGSTLVLKLLSRTRVEDARYGIYSHRLGDLWLTGGASNTGGAVLKKFFTNAELESLSREIDASIASELDYYPLLKVGDRFPINDPDLSPRLEPRPENPVEFLHGLLESIARIEARGYELLQQMGADKLSRVYTAGGGAANHTWTAIRARNLQIPVLASVYTEAAYGTALLAMGERKRG; this is encoded by the coding sequence ATGAATTTATATTTGGGTATCGACTTCGGCACATCTGGCGCGCGTGGCGTGGTGATTAACGAGGAAGCTTCTTATATTCAAGCTGAGGTGCGATATCCTTTCCAGGACTCACTAGCCGCCGTTACGCCAAAAATTTGGCAAGAGGCTTTGTTTGTGTTGGTGAAACGAATACCTGACCAATTGCGGCGAGAAATTAAAGCGATCGCAATCAATGGTACTTCTTCCACTGTCTTGCTAGTCGATGCTGTTGGCAATCCTGTAGATGCACCACTTTTGTACAACGATGGGCGGGGATCATGTGTCCTAGAGCATTTGAGGAGTATCGCACCCCCTAATCATACTGTGTTGAGTGCCACCTCCAGCCTGGCCAAACTTTTGTGGATGAGACAATTACCCTCTTTTAGTGAAGCTAAATATTTTTTGCATCAAGCAGATTGGCTGGGGTTTCTCTTACATGGACAGTTGGGTATTAGCGATTACCATAATGCTTTGAAGCTGGGTTATGACGTGGAAGAGTTGAAATACCCAGAATGGCTGAAAAAGTTGCAAATACCGATTCAGCTACCCAAAGTTTTATCACCTGGTACTCCCATTGGAGAATTACGCCCTGAAATTGCGGATAAGTTCGGTTTACGCCGTGATTGTCTGGTGTGTACTGGTACAACCGATAGTATTGCCGCTTTTCTCGCCAGTGGGGCAAAATTACCTGGTGAAGGCGTGACTTCCCTTGGTTCAACATTGGTACTAAAGTTGTTAAGTCGTACCCGTGTAGAAGATGCCAGATATGGGATTTACAGCCATCGATTGGGTGATTTGTGGCTGACTGGGGGTGCTTCTAATACTGGAGGTGCAGTACTAAAGAAATTTTTCACAAACGCTGAGTTAGAAAGCCTTAGCCGTGAGATTGATGCTTCAATTGCCAGCGAGTTAGATTATTATCCGTTGTTGAAGGTAGGCGATCGCTTTCCCATTAATGATCCCGATTTATCTCCACGATTGGAACCACGCCCAGAGAATCCAGTGGAATTTCTGCATGGGTTGTTAGAAAGCATTGCTCGCATAGAAGCGCGAGGGTATGAATTATTACAACAAATGGGCGCAGACAAATTGAGCCGTGTTTATACTGCTGGCGGCGGTGCGGCGAATCATACTTGGACTGCAATTAGAGCGCGTAATTTGCAGATTCCTGTATTAGCGTCAGTTTATACAGAAGCAGCTTACGGGACAGCGCTGTTGGCGATGGGAGAGAGAAAAAGGGGTTAA
- a CDS encoding dienelactone hydrolase family protein — MQITKRNVELRVDGSLMRVYVAAPKAAGKYPGIVFYSDIYQLGDPMIRLANYLAGYGYVVAAPEIFHRIEPVGSVIEPDDLGRMRGNDDARRTSVADYDADCLAVIEFLKTESAVSPNQIGTLGFCIGGHLAFRAAFQSEIRACVCCYPTGIPSGKLGKEVADTIQRVSEIKGEMLMVFGTLDPHIPDSDRQTIIKAIENANIPHQVFSYEAEHTFMRDDGYRYDSSATTAAWSEIVTFLGRIFAD; from the coding sequence GTGCAAATCACTAAGCGCAATGTTGAATTAAGAGTAGATGGAAGCTTAATGCGTGTTTATGTTGCAGCTCCCAAAGCCGCCGGAAAATACCCTGGTATTGTCTTTTACAGTGATATTTATCAGTTAGGCGATCCAATGATTCGTCTAGCTAACTACTTAGCAGGATACGGCTATGTAGTAGCAGCACCAGAAATTTTTCACCGAATTGAGCCAGTTGGTTCAGTAATTGAGCCAGACGATCTGGGACGGATGCGGGGTAATGACGATGCGCGTCGAACCTCCGTAGCTGATTATGATGCCGATTGTCTTGCTGTGATTGAATTTCTGAAAACAGAGAGTGCGGTTTCTCCAAATCAAATAGGGACTCTCGGCTTTTGTATTGGTGGACATTTAGCATTCCGCGCAGCATTTCAAAGCGAAATTCGGGCTTGTGTCTGCTGTTACCCTACTGGTATTCCCAGTGGTAAACTGGGTAAAGAGGTAGCCGATACAATCCAGAGAGTAAGTGAAATCAAAGGTGAGATGCTAATGGTATTCGGTACTCTTGATCCTCATATACCAGATAGCGATCGCCAAACCATAATAAAAGCAATTGAGAATGCTAACATCCCTCACCAAGTTTTCTCGTATGAAGCAGAACATACATTCATGCGCGACGACGGTTATCGTTATGATTCTAGTGCTACCACCGCAGCTTGGTCTGAAATAGTAACTTTTTTGGGGCGCATATTTGCAGATTGA
- a CDS encoding N-acetylglucosamine kinase, giving the protein MSYILGIDGGGNKTVCVLMDDLRQVLGRGEAGPSNYQTIGIEATLQSIQSAIHNAVEAAIITNIVNIDAICLGLAGVGRAADIEVVKGLVDELQNKKSLPISWALKPANIVICNDALIALFGGISQPVGIVVAVGTGSIVFGRNYQGHTKRVGGWGYILGDEGSAYKIAIAGMNAALQSHDGREISTSLLESFKQHLDLESIEDLIEVIYRREWGVKQIAALAPVVDFAAASGDIVANLIIDDAVKELVKATSTVIHAIFSADSVLEVVTTGSVWRGRCKIHERFSASLIKKFPNVNVIFPRYEPAYGACLLALQTTQN; this is encoded by the coding sequence ATGAGTTATATTTTGGGAATAGATGGCGGTGGTAACAAGACTGTTTGTGTCTTGATGGATGATTTGCGTCAAGTACTAGGTCGTGGTGAAGCAGGCCCATCTAATTATCAAACTATAGGTATTGAAGCAACTTTACAATCTATTCAATCAGCAATTCACAATGCAGTTGAGGCAGCAATAATTACAAATATTGTGAATATTGATGCGATATGTCTGGGTTTAGCTGGTGTAGGTCGTGCAGCAGATATAGAAGTAGTAAAAGGTTTAGTTGATGAGTTACAGAATAAAAAATCTCTGCCTATTAGTTGGGCCTTAAAGCCAGCGAATATTGTCATTTGTAACGATGCTTTAATTGCTTTATTTGGTGGAATTAGTCAACCTGTAGGAATTGTGGTTGCAGTCGGTACTGGTTCGATAGTTTTTGGACGAAATTACCAGGGACATACTAAGCGAGTCGGCGGCTGGGGGTATATTTTAGGAGATGAAGGTAGTGCCTATAAAATTGCGATCGCAGGTATGAATGCAGCATTACAATCTCATGATGGACGGGAAATATCAACGAGTTTGCTAGAGAGTTTCAAGCAGCATCTTGATTTGGAAAGTATAGAAGATTTAATAGAAGTAATATATCGGCGAGAATGGGGAGTTAAACAGATAGCTGCTTTAGCACCAGTTGTAGATTTTGCAGCAGCGTCAGGTGATATAGTAGCGAATCTTATAATTGATGATGCTGTAAAAGAGTTAGTAAAAGCTACATCTACAGTAATTCATGCAATTTTTAGTGCTGACTCAGTTTTAGAAGTAGTCACAACAGGAAGTGTGTGGCGTGGTAGATGCAAGATCCATGAGAGATTTTCTGCATCTCTTATTAAGAAGTTTCCTAATGTAAATGTGATTTTTCCGAGGTATGAGCCTGCTTATGGTGCTTGTTTGTTAGCGTTACAGACAACTCAAAATTGA
- a CDS encoding GTPase family protein, which translates to MVRLKPWQWVVLAIPIAFIIIFLLVSAGSQIHAWGINWIWGVFTLLFVGWRWLLVKWTQPAVNQIEAVLTQVREELESTAEDTVQPVGSDTTKLAETALQEILQAAQSDRPIWEDWQTFWTRCQDLVVAIAHIYNPQIQYPLLNIYVPQAYGLIRGTVDDMDQWMQKLSPILNQVTVGQAYQGYEVYRKLEPSARKFWRVWNWAQWVLNPVAAVAKQASQGSSNQATQQLLGNLSQLFREAALRNLCRQAIALYGRSPVLATVVSTPTLPQVKTQTLREILTQAQPAEVVEQKPVNILLVGRTGSGKSSLINTLFQADLAAVDVLPSTDRIQNYQWQTQGGETLTLWDTPGYEQVNRADLRNLVLDYAINADLLLLATPALDPALQMDVDFLQDIKAEVADLPAIAIITQVDRLRPIREWQPPYDWEWGDRAKEIAIREATEYRAKLLGNFCNLVLPVVTGDSKTNRVPWGMEALSLGLVDAIAPTKQLRLARFLRNLEARIVAAAKIIDHYTFQMTTTQGLTSLLKSPVLQFVSTLSTGSPALAYMLAEQIPVEQLPIVIGKLQMGYELFSLLKTGNSNSLNFELLSLWPLLLENSAAPDRNAWAFGHALVEYWTQNLTVEQLRERFEYYLAIAK; encoded by the coding sequence ATGGTGCGATTAAAACCGTGGCAGTGGGTTGTATTAGCAATCCCGATCGCGTTTATCATTATTTTTTTACTGGTATCCGCCGGTTCGCAAATTCACGCGTGGGGCATTAATTGGATTTGGGGTGTATTTACTCTTTTATTCGTGGGTTGGCGTTGGCTGCTAGTCAAATGGACTCAACCAGCTGTTAACCAAATAGAAGCTGTATTAACTCAAGTCCGTGAAGAACTGGAATCGACGGCAGAAGATACAGTACAACCAGTGGGAAGTGACACTACAAAGCTTGCAGAAACCGCACTCCAAGAAATTCTGCAAGCAGCACAAAGCGATCGCCCCATTTGGGAAGACTGGCAAACTTTTTGGACGCGCTGCCAAGATTTAGTCGTGGCGATCGCTCATATTTACAATCCTCAGATTCAATATCCTCTGCTGAATATCTACGTCCCCCAAGCTTACGGGCTGATTCGCGGAACGGTGGATGATATGGATCAGTGGATGCAAAAGTTATCCCCTATTCTCAATCAGGTAACGGTGGGACAAGCATATCAAGGATATGAAGTCTACCGAAAGTTGGAGCCATCAGCCCGAAAATTCTGGCGTGTTTGGAATTGGGCACAGTGGGTTTTAAATCCGGTGGCGGCAGTGGCAAAACAAGCTAGCCAGGGTTCCAGTAACCAAGCAACTCAGCAATTGCTGGGAAATTTGAGCCAGTTATTCCGGGAAGCTGCCCTGAGAAACTTATGTCGGCAGGCGATCGCACTCTACGGACGCAGCCCAGTTTTAGCAACCGTAGTTTCCACACCAACTTTACCCCAGGTAAAAACCCAAACACTCCGAGAAATCTTAACTCAAGCTCAACCAGCCGAGGTGGTTGAGCAAAAACCCGTTAATATTCTGCTGGTAGGGCGCACAGGATCGGGAAAAAGTAGCCTGATTAACACGCTATTTCAGGCGGATCTCGCAGCTGTTGATGTTTTACCCAGTACCGATCGCATTCAAAATTATCAATGGCAGACTCAAGGCGGGGAAACCCTAACGCTTTGGGATACACCTGGTTATGAACAAGTCAACCGTGCCGATCTCCGAAATTTGGTGCTTGATTATGCCATCAACGCAGATTTGCTGCTATTAGCTACCCCTGCTCTCGATCCTGCCTTGCAAATGGATGTGGACTTTTTGCAAGATATCAAAGCAGAAGTTGCAGATTTACCTGCGATCGCGATCATCACCCAGGTAGATCGTTTGCGTCCCATCCGCGAATGGCAACCGCCTTATGATTGGGAATGGGGCGATCGCGCCAAAGAAATTGCCATTCGCGAAGCCACTGAGTATCGTGCCAAACTGCTGGGAAACTTCTGTAATCTAGTTTTACCTGTGGTTACAGGTGACAGCAAAACAAATCGAGTTCCTTGGGGAATGGAGGCGCTATCGTTGGGATTAGTTGATGCGATCGCACCTACCAAGCAACTCCGTCTCGCCCGCTTTTTGCGTAACTTAGAAGCCCGCATCGTCGCCGCCGCCAAAATCATCGACCACTATACCTTCCAAATGACGACAACACAAGGACTAACATCATTGCTCAAAAGTCCCGTCCTCCAGTTTGTTTCTACACTCTCAACCGGATCTCCAGCTTTAGCATATATGTTGGCAGAGCAAATTCCCGTGGAACAGTTGCCGATTGTGATTGGCAAACTTCAAATGGGATATGAACTTTTCTCGCTCTTGAAGACAGGCAACTCCAACTCGCTCAACTTTGAATTGCTATCCCTTTGGCCGTTACTGCTAGAAAACTCCGCTGCACCCGATCGCAACGCCTGGGCATTTGGTCACGCCCTAGTAGAGTACTGGACTCAAAATTTAACGGTTGAACAACTCCGGGAGCGATTTGAGTATTATTTGGCGATCGCTAAATAA